The following is a genomic window from Neomonachus schauinslandi chromosome 15, ASM220157v2, whole genome shotgun sequence.
TCAGTGTCTAGTGGGAATGTGGGGGGTGCCATTGGAGGGTGTCCCCATAGCCTTGTCACCAGGAAGGCACAGTGAGTGGCTTCTCCATGGAGtgggaattcagcaatgtggggGAGGGCAGTTGCTAAGGGAAAGGGCAGCCTCCACACTCCCATTGCACCTCCTGCCCAGGGAAGGGGGGACGTTAGAAATGACGCGTCCCCCAGCACACATacacccacctcaccccccaaATGACTTCCTCCACAGTCCCATCTTGGATCCCATCTCTACCCCCGTCACTACTGCCCTGGAGGCTAGTAATACATCTCCTCAAGGTAACTGACCTGAGGTACTAGTGTTGAGTCCACGCCCCCAACCACCTGCACCTTTGGAGGCAGGTGGCTAGAGCACCTCTGTCCCCATCTGCTCTCCTAGGCTGCCTAGCAAGCTCCTTTCCACCCTCCCCGTTCTTGTCAAGAACTTTCATCCTGCCCCACTTCCAACCCGACTTGAGAGTGCCACAGAGGTCCCTTGCTCGGGCTCCGTCCTCCCCGCCCAGGCTGGGCCACAGTATCTTCTCTTAGCTCTGAGCAGAGAGAGTCCCCCACTCTGCCCCAGCCTTGTCCTGGGGAGCCTTTGGCGTCCGGTCTTCTCCTGGCTGGTGCCTccaccctccactccccctggATGCCACCTCCacgaaggagaagggaaaggaaatacaAACGCACACATTCCCTTTCAGTGAAATTTGCTCTTTATTTGGGAAGCAGGGAAAGACCACACACAGCCCTccagcccaggggctggggacacgGAGAAATGGAATGAAGACCCCATCCCGCACCCACCCCCCAGGCgcagcaggcagggagaggaacccaGGTTCCGGGGTCAGGAGCAACCATGCAAATGAGGTCGGTGTAGTTAGCATATCTCCCAGGAGCCCTTGGGGTCGTCACCACATGTATGCGCCTTCTGGCCTgtaggagggaaaggaaaggaatcgCTCAGAGCCCGGCGTCGGATCCGAGGAGGCTAGACTGGGGGAAAGCGCGAGGTGGCGGGGCCAGGGTGGGGCTCCGTGCGGCCGCACCTCCCAGACCGAGCACTAGGGGACAGGAAgtgtggctgggggtgggaggaagggcgCTTTTACCGTGACTTGACCCCGCGGTCCTCGCCGTCGGGGAAGAGCAGTTTCGAGAGAACCGCTTCCGGGCTGTAGCGTTTCCCATACCTGGGGGCGGGGTCAGAGTGGGCGGGGTCAGCCCCGGATACGCCCCTGGGCGGAGGGCGGGAGCCCCGAGGACCCCGCGCCCGGccggcgcgcgcgcgcgctcacCGCTGCCGAGTGACCAGGTTGAGGTAGTGGCGCAGCGACGCGTAGTAGCGGCTCAGCTCCTCCGGCGAGGCGTCTTCGCCGGGAGCCTCGGGTTTGGCGGGGTAGGCGTGGACCAGCGCCCCCAGGCAGGCGAGCAGGGCCAGCAGCACTGTGGCCATGGCGGGCCACGGCCTGCGCACCGTCACCATctggagagggggcagggatCGTGGGTCGTCCCCAGCCTCGACACCCGACGGCGGGAGGCCGAGGCGGCCGTCGGGCCCACGCTCCCCGGCCTGTGCAGGGCTACTACCGGACCAAGGCTCAGCCACCGGCTCGCTGTGTGTTCTCGGGCACTGCACCGtctctgcctcggtttccccatctgtcagaGAGGCATAAGCCtggcctccccaacccccactcgTACTGCCCAAAACGGTAGCTGGAGGCAGAGGGCTATGCTGGCCGCTCAGCACCAATTTCCACcatcccagcctcagtttccccacaaaACAGCCCGGGTTCCCCCGCACCAGACCATTCCCGGGCCACTCACGGCGACAGCTCTGGAAGCAGAGATGAGCAGGTGGAAAGCGAAAGGAGTCCCAAGGACTGGACTGCTGCAGATCGGGCTGTggcctcctcctctgctcagCGCTTTCCCTACGGGGCTTATATCTCGGcctggaaagggagggagagtccgagggggagggggagctcgaggggtggggagggcctttCCTCCTCCTTGCCTCCACCCCCGCCAGATCGCTGAGTGCACACCCAGACGGTGCGTGATGTCTCCACCTTGCAGGAGGTGAGGGGGCAGCCACCAGACTCAGTCTCAGACTCTGGACAGAACCTGAACCCCATCTTCACCCCACAGCACCTCCAACAGCAGGTGCAGCCCTCCCGAGGAAGTGAAACGTTTGTATCTAGACTCCTGGGGCAGCCCCTAGGACCAGGGATAAGATTCCATCTTCCCTAGCCTACCCGTGGGTGGGAATGAGGAGCCTGGGCTGGCCACAACCTCCAGCCAGTGGGACCTGTGACGGGTCCATGGAAAAGGCAACCTTTTCAGCCCTCGCTCTGCAGTTCCTTGGAGAGGGGCTAAGGAGGGGCAGAATCTTTCTACTGGAAGCCGGGTAGGAGCTATGGCTTTGGCTTTTGACCTGATGTTTATGATGTCCTAGAGGAGAGGCCTCTCTGGACACCCCACTATGTCCCTTCTCTGTGAAAGAGctggggagagggctgggaggaAGCCGAGGCcagtccccacccccagaagTAGCTGAGTCTGCCACCTGTGCATTCAGCTGGACACACACAGACCCAGGCCCAAGCAGGCCCGGCATAGAGATCCCTTCCAAGGCAGCGTACCCCATCCCCATCCAGATGTCACTCAGGGCACTGGTGTCTTCTGGGGTTAAGTGATGCCAGGGCTGCCCAAGCACGTGCCACTGTCCCCAGCCCACTGCAGTCTCCACTGGGCTCTGGGGCGAAAATCCTTGCCCAGGGCctttgaaagaaagaggaagggactCTGTTCATTAGGCACCTACTGTGCACTGGCCATTCAGGATCGCAGCACAACCCAATGAGCTgaatttattcccattttacagatgaggaaactgaaggtctGAGAGAGGAGGGAACCTAGGATTTGAACAAGAGGAAAGGGCTGGGGTAGACCCCAGGAAGAGGCCATCTCAGCTGAGGGGCAGAATGGCTCACTACCTGGAATGACCATAGGGCTCAGAAGTCGGGcatgggagcaggggaggggaggctaaTTTGGAAGCCTGCTACCCTCTCTGAGAGGCCAACCACATCAGACCCACCTGCCCCCACTGGGAAAAGAAGGTTGTTGGGGAGTCTCCCCATAAAGCCCTTTCCAGGTCCCTTTCTCCCAGCCTGGCCAGAGCCTCCAGTGCTTCCCTGCGTCCCATCAGCCCCTGAGGGCAGAAGACGCCATCTTGGTCCTGGGccagcccctccaccctccaggACAGATGGCCATGGGTGTTATTTTTAGAGCTCTCTCAAGGTGGAGGGTCTAGGGCTCCCTCAATCATCTTTTTATAGGTTTAATCACCTGCATTCTCCGGAAACGGCTCCTTATCAACCAGTCAGGCCCCATGGGCCCTGCATATCCCAAGAAAGGCGAGGGCagcatgctgagcatggaggcagAAGAGGGGATCTGGACCCTATactcagagggaggagaaaaatcaTTCACCTGAGGGGCAGGGCACAGCCCTGTTCTCCAGGACCCCCAGTCTCAGAGGAGAGTCATGGCCATAACCTTGGGGATCCCCAgtctgaggggaggggagcagcagcATCACTGGGGAGCCCCAACCCAAGGGAGGAGGCACGCCACTAACCTTGCAGAGCCCCAGTCTGGGGAGTTGTCaggacatagagacagagaggaaaacagagggaCAAGCCTGGGTCCAGCTGGGGGAGCAGACGGCAAAAATAAAAGTACACTCCTCCAGAGGCCATGGAAGGACAGAGGCAGGTACTCACCCTCGGGATGGAGAGGACAGCCAGCGGGGCTGGTTGGGGCAGCTGTAATCCCAGGGGTCAGGGCCTAGACAAGGACCCCTGCAGGCTACAGGGGACAAGGATATCTGAGAATGGGGGCCATTTGCTCTTCTGCAGCCCTGGCTGGGGTGGTGACAGGGGGTTTCTAGTGTATTGATCCCCGGCAGAGAGAGATGACAGGGACTGTGAAATGCCCAAAGGGAATTGACGGCCTCTCATGccttggggagtgggggggtcTGAGGACAGATGGGAGCAGAGGAGAAATAGTAGAGAAGCCAGAAGGTGTGGGGGAAGGCCTGGATTCAGGATACAGCCCCTAAAAAAGTCGCTTCCCTATTTGCATTTAGAACGACTGTGAGAGGGACCAGGAGCCAGCCTCCCACAGCTTACAAACCTCCCGTGGTCCCACCCTGCCCTCTGATTCCACTTCCCAATCACAGGGCAAGCTGATTGGTTCATTAATCACCACCTCCTCATTGAAGAGGGGAGGATGTGGGGAGGATGTCTCAGCCGGTGATCAATGGGCTCAGTTAACCCCACCCACACACCCGCCATCATCATTGACCCATGACTCAGTTGCTATTAGACAtgtctgggaggtggggggccgATATATGTGAAAGgagaaacttcaaaataattgttATTGTAGAATTGGGACcagcatgggcgcctgggtggctcagttggttgggcgactgccttcggctcaggtcatgatcctggagtccctggatcgagtcccgcatcgggctccctgctcggcagggagcctgcttctccctctgaccctcccccctctcatgtgctctctgtctctctcattctctctgtctcaaataaataaataaaatcttttaaaaaaaaaaaagaattgggaccAGCACCTGCCTCCAACTTGTCCTCCAAGGGCAGGGGGGACAGAATCACTGGGGTTCCCTTGATCCCCATTCTCAGAACACCTAGTAAGGCCACTCCAGGGGCCAAGAACTTGGACCCCTTGCCCACGGGGGCTCAAGGGCCACTCATCAAGATAGGATGACCTATGGCACGCATCCCCAGAGGCTTAGTATTCTGTACCCCACCCCACTGACTTCCCACTGTCCACCACTTCCCACACACAAGGGCTCTCTTGGATATACCATGCACTGGGCAGTACTACTGCCTTCCACCCTCAGCAAGGCCTCATGCCCAAGGTTCTGTGGACAGCAGGTTGCCATGTGACAAGTATTAAGCCCCTACtctgccaggcactatgctaaggaCAGAGGACAGAGCCATGAACAAAGGGGCaaaatccttgccctcatggaacttacattctaatggcaggaaacaaaatcaataaagaaagcaTGTAGTATGTCTGATTATGATAAGTACTATGGAGAAAAGTTAGAGGACAGGGGAACAAAGAGTACTGGGGTGTGGGGGGCTTATTTTATGGTGGGTGGTTGGGGGAGTCCTCACCTATTAGATGGCAtttgaaggaagtgaggaagcaAACCATGAGGCTACCTtgggaagaatgttccaggcaggggaaagagcaagtgcaaaggccctgaagtagGAGTGTGCTTGGCAGTTTGAGGATGGCAAGGAGGTCCATGTGGTTGGAGTGGAGTGAGCAGTGGGGACAGTGAGAAGGAGAGGAGatcagggaggcagcaggggacTGGATCATGTAGGGCCTTGTAGGCTGCTATGAGGACTTTGGCTTTTGCTCAGAATGACACAAGAGCTTCAGTCCAAGGAGTGACATGGTCGGACCtaggtgttatttttttcatttatttttaaagactttttaaaaagtaatctcgacacccaatgtggggctcacgagaccaagagtcccatgctccactgactgagccagccaggcgctccctAACTTGGGTTTTAAAGGAAGCATCCTGcctgctgtgttgagaatagactgtaAGAGGGCAAGGTCAGAAGCAGAGAGGCCAGTTAGGAACCCACTGCAATAATCCAGCTAAGACGTGATGGTGGTGCAGGCCAtgcgcacacgtgtgcacacacacacacacacactcctcacaGGTGCAGATATCCCACACATGTTTCACCCAAGGACAACTCCCAGTTATGTCCAGACAGTACTGATAGCCTTGCATCTAGCTAAAAAAAATCCCCTGGAGGAGACAGTGGAAAATCAATGGATGTCAACGGGAGTTAAGCGGTGGATCTGTCTGCTCTCCCATGGTTAAGGCTGCTCATGTATTGCCCATGTGAAACTCTCTATGCTACCTTGATTCCCAGCCACAGCCCAGGAAAATACTGGCTACCGTGATGGTGCTTATCGAAATGCAAGCCTGTTCATTTTGTCATGAGTACAAATGTCTTGTTACCTAAAAACACTCTGGCTCTTTGCACGGAATGAAGCAAGAATGAGGAATAACCCGCTGCCACCGTTGAGAATTGGCCACCTCTCCAAAGGGATATTAGCTGCATTCCAGGAAGCTTTATCATCTGCTTGGATTAATGGTAGGGGAACAGATAGGGCCACCCTCTACTTCCCATGATCTGTCACTGTCAAAGCCCTGTGAAGGGCAACGGGGACTGTGGGTGAGTGAGTGAGGTCAGTGAGAAATGGTTCAAACTGTAACACCGTGGATTCTGGTTATATCTAGGGGGTCGCTTTGGGAGGTAGTAATGCCAAGAAAGAAAGGGTTTTCGCTTCTGATGGCAGGAGTTCTCCTAGGAAACCTTCCCTTACCCCAAGTCGTCGGTCCTTCCGTAAATCGCGGCGACAGATACCTGAGGCATGGTGCACTCCCAAGCTTCAGGCTTCTCTCTAGAACAGGTGCTGGCAAAGCCTTTCTGTAAAggaccaaatagtaaatattttagtctctGTTCAGCCGTTCAGCTTGGTTACTGTCACACAAAAGCAGTCATAGAACTAGgcgtcccccccccaaaaaaaagaatgggcGTGGCTGcactccaataaaactttattggtgAATATCAAAGATTGAATTTCACATGCACTTCACATCATGAAATActctccttttgattttttccaaccatttaaagATATAAAACCATCCGTTGTAAAACCATTTGTACTCAGGACGTACAAAAACAGGTTCGCAGCACCACGGTGTGCTGACCCGTGTTCTCAAAAAGCGGGTAGTTCAGTTACCCCCGGGGGTTGGGCTGCCTGTTTACCAAGAGTCAGCTGGATCTCTCGCCTGTTTCAGCCAGGTATACTTGTCATTGTAATCCTATAATCCTATAATCCTATTATCAcataattcaattaaatattacACAAACTGATGAAATGTGAGTGCACAGAATCACTTCCTTGAAAACTAAGTTGGCTGCTCTGAATCGACCAGAGAATTGCCGAAATGTTGAATGAGGTGTGAAGGATAACTAGAAGTTCTTcggagaaaattctaaaaaaaatccaAGCGGCTTCTACACCGGATAGTTTCACTCATGTCCTTACATTCTCACCCCATTTAAGGAAACTGGAAATAACAGGTGATGGGTTGTGGGAGTGATTAATGCAAGGAAGACAAGGACAACTCCAGTCAGGAGCCCAAAGAGAGCCTAGTGCCTAAAAGTGCATTTATATGTTTGAAgtcaaaacaaaatgacaaaggcatatatgtttctatttttatgattGCCCACTTGGGCCAGCCTTTTCTAAAGACTGGCTAGTGACTCAGTCCTGCTTATATCTAAGCAAGGACTTCTCCAGCAATTTAcctatattctgtatattttgaatttgaatgttttttttaaagattttatttatttatttgagagagagagaatgagagacagagagcatgagaggggggagggtcagagggagaaggagactccctgccgagcagggagcccgatgcgggactcgatcccgggactccaggatcatgacctgagccgaaggcagtcgcctaaccaactgagccacccaggcgccccgaatttgaatgtttttatatGGCGTATATATtagttcaataattttttttaaagattttatttatttatttgacagagagagacacagcaagagagggaacacaagcagggggagtgggagagggagaagcaggcttcccgcagagcagggaacccgatgcagggctcggtcccaggacctcgggatcatgacctgagccgaaggcagacacttaacgactgagccacccaggcacccctatattactttaataatttaaagaactaataaaggggcgcctgagtgactcagttggttaagagtctgattcttgatttcggctcaggtgatgatctcagggtcgtgaagtcaagccccacgttgggctcggcgctgggtgtggagcctgcttaagattctctctctccctcaccctctgctcctcccctccccgctcaagctctctctgtcattaaaaaataaaaattttaaaaataaaataaaaaataaagaattaataaactgggatgtctgggtggctcagttggttaagtgtctgactcttgatctcagctcaggtcttgatctcagggtcatgagttcaagccctgcattgagaaaagaaagaaaggaaggaagaaagaaagaaggaaagagagagagagaaagggaggagggaaggaggaaaggaaggaaggaaggaaggaaggaaggcgagaggaaggaaggaagagagaaagaaagagagaaagagtaaagaattttctaaatcaataaagagaaaacactggTGTGTGTCGTGAATCCTGTAACCGGGTAGCTGGGAGGGGCCCCAGGCTCCAGCCCCGGCCAGGAAGACCTGtgcacatccccccacccccaccccacatcaaTGCTCCCGTTCCTAGGGATGAGCCTCCTGTCTGAGTCTAGAACATCTCAGGGACCTACAGTCACAGGAAGCCTGTGCTGCTGGTACAGAAACTCAGATTCTGAAAAGCGGCGTGATTCTGGGGAGAGACATGATAAGCCAGGCCATGTGAGACCTTGTATCTGTGACTCCGGGCATCTCCCATCGTGCGCCAAGGAAATGGTTGCCGAATCAGTGAACACATGAGAATATCAAGTTAGAATATTGGTGCAGCTGCCTTGATAGAGACCAAATAACAGTAGCTTCGATGCCACTGAGGTGGATTTCCCTCTCGTATAAGGGTCTGAGCTGGCAGATGGTCCAGAGGTAGGGGGCTCTGACCCCCAAGGAGCCCAGCACCTTCTATCTTATTACCCCGAGACAGCTGCATTCATCTGTTTGGCGGAAGAATGATAATCTCCCCACATTCACATGCCAGCTCATGGCAATGAGTAAAGAGAAGTAGAGGGTGAgcgttttccttttaaaaatctaatggggagggcgcctgggtggctcagttggttaagcgactgccttcggctcaggtcatgatcctggagtcccgggatcaagtcccgcatcgggctccctgctcagcagggagtctgcctctctctctgaccctcccccctctcatgtactctctctcattctctctctctcaaataaataaataaaatctttaaaagaaaaaaataataataaaataaaaatctaataggGAAGCTGCACTCATGACTTCAGCTCCTACCCCAGCGTCCAGAACTTGGTCATATGGCCATTCCTCGCCAGGAGGGAGCCTAGGATATGTGGTCCCCACCTCGAGGATATCATCTTCCCGCATGGTTTTAGCCAACTCAGTGGTGTTTTCCCACCTCAACAACCAGCTCTCTGATTCTCCTGACACCAAGTGGGTGCTCAACAATTtgattcaattctgacactaactacctgAGGTTAGCTCCCCCCACCCACGGGCCCAATGCCACAGTCCTGCCCCCTACTTCAGATGCCATCGAAAGTCCTGGGCCTCCCATGCTTccgaccaactggctataaatctgGGACTCCCATGACCCCATCcttgggtttgataatttgctagaacattTCCAAGAACTCAGGAATACACTTTATTCacatttactggtttattataaaggatgttataaaggatacaaatgagcAGCCAGATAAAGAGGTACATGGGGCAAAGCGTGGAAGGGTCCTGAGGTCAGGAGCTTCTGTCTTGTGGAGCTGTAGTGCACGGCCCTCCTTGGAGATGGGGGTGAGGCCGAAAGTTCCAGGCTTCCCATCaaggcttggtctttctggtggcCAGTCTCCCtcctgaagctatctaggggCCCACTCACCAAGAGTCccctcattaaaacaaaagatgctatggggcgcctgggtggctcagtcgttaagcgtctgccttcagctcaggtcatgatcccagggtcctgggatcgagccccacatcgagctccctgctccgcgggaagtctgcttctccctctcccactcccccggcttgtgttccctctctcgctgtgtctctctctgtcaaataaataaataaaatcttaaaaaaaaaaaaaaaagatgctcctCTCACCCAAGAAATGCCGAGggctttaggagctctgtgtcaggaactggggacaaagaccaaatatatatttcatcttaTGCCACAGCCCCCTCTGGGAATAAGCCCCAAATCTCTGTCACTTGCTTCTCTGTCGAGCTCCTAACCCATATCATCCTCTGTCCCAGACATATCCATTTAGATGTCTCCCAGTCAGCTAAAACTCAGTGTCAGCCAAAATAATGAATAACATTTCTCAAGTGCTTCCAATACACCAGGCCTTTTCACACATTAACTTAGTCTTCACTGCAAACATAATTCGCCTCATTTTTGCAGAAGGTGGA
Proteins encoded in this region:
- the PYY gene encoding peptide YY → MVTVRRPWPAMATVLLALLACLGALVHAYPAKPEAPGEDASPEELSRYYASLRHYLNLVTRQRYGKRYSPEAVLSKLLFPDGEDRGVKSRPEGAYMW